Within the Rosa rugosa chromosome 2, drRosRugo1.1, whole genome shotgun sequence genome, the region ATCAATTTTGAGGTTGGTTATTTGCATAAGGCGTTTGTCTTCTATGCATATGGTGCATGATTGAGCTGAGCTGAGAATAGATTAGATGGTTAATGCTCCTTTTCCATGGACTCCGTTATTTCATGATGAGATTGTTTTGTAAAAGAGGGTTAAAGTAGTCGGCTTTGGATGCTTTTATTCCAATTTGGTCATTCAGTATGAGATATGCACAAACCTCAAACTGGGGAATGCCTACTTCAAATTGCAGAATGGTTGTATCATTTGATTAGTCATTTATATGATGGTTGAATTTGACTCTCCCATCATGGTATCTTCTGTTTATTATTGAATGCCTCCAGCTCTCACCCCTTGTCCTTTATATGAGGTCTGCCCGAACTATTATTTATAGTCAAGGAACTCAAATTGTTTTGGCAAGAAAAATAGTTCAAttgtgttttaattttaatagtCTATGTTGCTTCATTTGATTAGTTTTATCgttatgaagttccccacatGAGTTATATCCACCTGCACTGAATATGTGTGGAGAACTTCATAACGATAAAACCAATGCACTGAATATATGAAGGTTGGATGAATTAGATATTCTATCACTTGATGCCTCACCATGGTTGGAAGTTAGAAGTTGGAACAATAATGGAGAACTTTTTAACTATAAGGATTAACTTTAAGACTTAAAGTCACATTAAACTTCTTTCTGAGTTCCTAAGTAATGAAATGGTAGGTGAGTGTTAATTATTTGCTGTACTTCCACTCCTGAACTTGCAATAATGAAACTTTGTTAACTTTGTTGTAACAAAGTACTAGTCTGCTTTCCTTTAGTTACTTTGTAGTTTGGTGTAACAAAAttctaaattttattgataTTTGATGCAAAAAAGACTGAAGCTGTATTTACTTCCCTTCTTTGCAGGTTTGTCCGATTTGCTCAATTAAAGTTACACGGGACATGTTAAGTCATATTACACTGCAACATGGGCACTTGTTCAAGATATCCTTTAAACCTGAAGTTTAATAATGTTGAGATCTCACTCATTATTAAATGCCTGATAATATATAACCATGTACAGAGTTTGATTCATACATTTAGTTTCCCTTAACATAAGATCACTCGCAGAGACGTCGCAGGTTACGTAGGGTTGCTATTCCTAATAGTCAAGCACTGTCTCTCCTTGGCCGGGATCTTCGTGAGGCTCATCTCCAGGTGCTTTTAGGGAGTGGGGGATATCGATCAGAGAATGCTAATGTCACTAATGCAGCTACTGATCCATTCCTGTCATCACTTATTTTGAATTTCCCTGCATCAGGAGCAGATGAAATTTCAAAATCTGTGGTAACAACTGCTGAGGACACTCCTGCAAAGAAGTTGGCGCCATCACATATTTGGAAATCAAGGTATTGTTTTGTGTTCATCAGAAACTGTGCTTGTCATTGACTTCTAAAGCCCTTCCAATAACTATTTAAATGTTAGAAAGTGATGCGTTGTATATCAACCTCACACAATCTGAATATTGATTTATTACCTAGTTTCCTCATTCCAACATATTGTGCCAACTAATTAGTTCACTTACATGGTTCTCTCCATTCTTTCAAAAACTTGTTCTGCATGTTTCTGAATTCTTAATGCATGAAAAGTATGGTAGACAGCATATCGACCTTGGCTCTATAGACTGGAGTAGACACTGCCAAACTTTTGTTTGGATAGGTGAGGAGTTTAAACATCTTCAAGGTACAAGTGCTAATCCCCAAGGTGGTGCCTAGTCAATGCTTGAACTGAGATTTTGTGTAAAATAAGGAATTCTCCTTTAAATGCCAAAAACAAATAATCTTGTCTGAGTTTTTTCCTACATTTCTTCACATGCCTAGCTTGTAAAGGATCCATAAATTGTGTATACACATCAAGATGCAATATGAGTAATAGCTCAGTAATTAGTTTTGTCTCAAGACTTGATGGTGGAGAGGCTTTTGCCCCTCTTCCAGGCTTAATGTATGCTCAAGCGCCTATTAAGCTGTTCTTTGGACTAAATCGTTagctctttctctgttttttgtctctttctctctctctccctgtcTATGTCTCTTGCAGTTTTGATCCTTCCTTGAGTCATGAAGAGCGGGAGAAAAGGATACAACAAGCTACGGGGAGAGCTGGTTTTGTGCAAGATCTGTTTCTCTCTAAAATGTTAAGTGACTAATGGAGACAGTAAgttttttcttaataaaattgAGTTGCTCAAGAGCATGTTAAGGGTTACTTTGTTGGGTGGGATTCTAATGGTTTTACCTTCTAAAACAACCCAATATATGCCTCCTGTGAGTGCTTGGTTGAAATAACATGTCTTTATTAGCTCCTTTCCTTCAAAGAAACATTTATATTCTTTAGTTGATGGAAAACAGTAATTTAACTTATGATAGTATAAGTTGCCATGTACATTTAAACTGGTGAATGTGATATATTTACTGTAGCGAAAAGCCTTGAATGGTTCACAATGAAGCAAATGAATGGAAAAGAGCAAATGCTCCACTGTGATGGTGAAGGAAAATTTTCAACCTGAGAACTGAATGTAAAGTTGCATCTACTGATCCTTTTGAAAGAGTAAAAAGAATCGTCATTTCTTGCTGTTGTTTACTGTCTGTTCTGCCTTCCGAACGTTTTCCGTTTCTGTTGTTGACTTGCTTTCTAAACTGATCTTGAAAGATGAAAAACACTGCAATTATTATTGTTAAGATTGATGGTAGGTGGTATCTTATTATTCACCAAAAGAGGAAAGTTAGGTTGTATCTTGAAAGAAGCCTGCGATCATATCATTTCAGCTCGCGGACTACTTTTAACACGGTAAAACAAAGACACTGACGGATGGAGAAATAGATAGTTTGGGTCTGTTTTTCAGAAACTGCATGTCATGACATGAAGAGGGAATGGAGTGGAGATGAAGAGGAATGGGGGTGATTCTTATTACCAAGGTCTCCCTCTGCAATGGCCAAGAAATGCTTGATGTTGTCGGAGTAAAGGATTGCCGACAAGGGCATCAA harbors:
- the LOC133729571 gene encoding protein DEHYDRATION-INDUCED 19-like, which translates into the protein MDSEFWTSRLAAAKRQYTLQHHHQSSHLDRLSMDDFEVEDEVRPDFPCPYCYEDFDIASLCSHLEDEHPCESRVTVCPICSIKVTRDMLSHITLQHGHLFKSQRRRRLRRVAIPNSQALSLLGRDLREAHLQVLLGSGGYRSENANVTNAATDPFLSSLILNFPASGADEISKSVVTTAEDTPAKKLAPSHIWKSSFDPSLSHEEREKRIQQATGRAGFVQDLFLSKMLSD